tgtagcaatagatctaaaaggtgcatatttccacatagaaatatcgctagctttatcccctcgcaccttcacaaagtgcatggatgtcactctggctccattgtgactccagggcatctgtgtaccaaactacccggacgactggttaattctagcacgatccagggaactggcggttcaacattgagatgttctcgcccacatgaagagctttgggctcaggttgaatctcagaaaagtatgctttcccctgtgcagtggacaacttttctaggggttataaggattctactatgatgagggaaCTTCTGTGAACTTCACAGAATTTCTGTGGttctggaaggtctgtcaggtgccccatttgagcccttagagtggatctactgtctcaagccgacgggttgatttatcacccttggccagaactatggaaactgtgggtctggcccctgaggggcaccagctcatagattctggtttcacaactgagattgtagagaccatgttaaatgctagagcaccgtccacaaggaaattgtatgcactcaagtggcagctttttgttttgtggtgtgaggaacgtcagctagacccagtgaactgcgcaatagctacagtcctggagttcttacaagaacgtttctcagcagggtgggctccttctacaatcagggtttacttGGCCgccgtttcggccagccatgccactgttgatggagcctctgtggggcaacatcctctaacttcgaggttcatgtatggtgtcaggcggctgaggcccatctgcaggccgcacataccttcctgggaccttctgtggtcctggaaggtctgtcaggtacCCCATTTGAccccttagagtggatctactgtctcaagctggagggctgatttatcaccctcagccagaaCGATGGAAACTgagggtctggcccctgaggggcaccagttcatagattctggtctcacaactgaggttgtagagaccaagttaaatgctagagcaccatccacaaggttTACTTGGCCGCCGTACCGGCCaaccacgcccctgttgatggagcctctgtggggcaacatcctctaacttcgaggttcatgcgtggtgtcagacagCTAAGGCCCatctttctgtggtcttggaaggtctgtcagaggccccatttgagcccagagtcagcctctgagaagcttctgactctaaaggtagctctcctactggccctgacatctctcaagggagatctacaagctctctatgttgccccttcctgccttgactttgcccctggattaaccaaggccttcctgtatcctaggccggatcatattcctaaagtgcctacatcggttGCCCACCCTGTGGAGTTGCagactttctgccctcctccgttcctcacaccggaacaagagaggatgcacctgctgtgtccagtaagggctctctgtacttacgtccaccgctccggccagtggcataagtcggagcagctgctggtctgctttggtgaggctgtgtcaaagcagcgcatctcgaattggatagtggaagcaatctctatggcttacgaggcACGCGATCTCACCACATCTCtaggcataagagctcattccactagggcggtcgcctcctcaaaggctttgtccaaaggggtatccttgcaggatgtgtgtgctgctgcagggtggtctacaacacacacattcattcgttattacagcctggatattcattccaccctgggctcgagcgtcttgcagtgaccctcgggcttgggtatttttgaacagaccgtaccctcggtatgacggagtgggtattccaaTGTTCACTAATAAAGACTTGAGtgaaaaactgtttgtggcaattgcagtgttaaagctatcatagcaattgtagtcctaagccaTTATAACATTACTGTTCATATGACTTGAAGTACAAAGCCATCCTTattgtttttaagtggtaccgtcctcagtaatctcaatgatctttagtcTGCATCATGTGGGGCCACCTTCAGCAGAAGCAAGTGACTTCCacttgatgagaactccaaccaaaagtagggcatcaggatgaatcaggcaggtccagagagcagaaggagtcggatcactggtatctcatgGGTATCTCATGGGTATCTCACTGGTATCAGACATTCTACAAACTGCAGTCAAGTGTCTGAGGCTAAATCTAGTCTTCTTAGCATGGTTAAtagcatacattttaaatgcataagAAAATAGCAATGAATGTTGGGACAGAAATGAGGCACAAAACACCATAAAccatttttccttttattgCTCAGCAGTAAAAATTACAGTGTATGTGCTACAATACAAAATAAGTTGAAAATATGATTCCCTCTTCTAATAACGCTTTACAGCAGTCAGCAATAAACCCAATATCCCTCCTACATATCCTTCCTAAatgtaaaatacaaataacaggatgataaaagataaaaaaaagaaagaaagaaaaaaaagataaacacagGCAATAAAAATCAGTACATTACAACAGAAAGTGTTACTGAGCTGACTCTATGTGTTACATTTACTGAAAGACTGACCAAATAACAATATTTTCAAACATATgctcaaagtaaaatactgtAGTATAAAATATTTTCTCTGATTTGATCACTTATTCTAATAATTTTACTCTATTACATCCAGTGTTTTATACTCATAATCATCCAAAAACCTGTACAATacagcaataaacaccagaggagAACTACAGAATGACAACTTTTGGTCTTATTCTTTCAGCATAAAACAATGCAGCTCAAGATTGGACAAACCTCAATGCtcacaataaaacaattttaaaggCAGAAAGACATACACAAACAGACAAAAGGACTTCTTCCTTTCACACACTATGAAGCTTTCTCATCCTTTTAAAAACAACTGCTTATTGTCATGAGGGATCTGAGACGATCTACCACCACTTTCTGAACTAATAAAAGTGCCAAAcaagtatataaaaataatgaatgtttaaattgaatgtttaatgGCTCAACAGAATACATTAAGTATGGTAGGATACAAAATTGCCCAACACAGCTAAGCTTAACGAAGCAGGCTAATATTATCACGTGTTAAAAATGAGATTTGTAGGAACAATTTCGAACACTGCTGTCCATGTTTAATTAAGAGATGCTCTGTAACATATAATATGATCCCTaatctatcacacacacacacacacacacacacacacacacacacacacacacacagagatgtaTAAACCTGTGAGAAACCAGAGATGTGACATGCAACTGGACACAGAAACACAGTGCTGTCTATAACGGGACTACAGACTTTTTGAATAGTCCCTGCGCTGGTGACTTATAAGGGCAAAAACTCAAAATTTCCTCAATCTCATGACCGACCAAACTACTACAACTCTTCCAGTGATAACAATAACACAGGGTTTAGGTACCTCCTTGAACCCAGGCACATACCATCTGCCATCTGCTTTTTCAGCCCCCCACACACAGGCAATTCAAGTTCATCAGGCTTTTAAgtttttaagtgttttgggTAAGATCACACACATCTTTACAGCATACATTGCATTGCTTTATATTCCAAGCCACTTGAACACCacagaaaccacacacacactgcttttatccaaaaagaCATAAAAACCCTTATCACAATTAAGCATCTGTAGAAAATGTACATCAGGAAAAAATATGCAAGGGGGCTTACCCTTACAGCAAGAGTGCtcttaattcattcatttgtctATTTAAACTCATCTATATAtcttttatatatgtgtgtgtatgtgtatatgtatatatatatatatgtgtgtgtgtgtgtgtgtgtgtgtgtgtgtgtgtgtgtgtgtgtgtgtgtgtgtatatatatatatatatatatatatatatatatatatatatatatattataaagctCAGTCTCAGAAGAATCAccaaattataattaaaaaaacatttgaggaaGAAAATAGAAACAGACAAGCTTTGATGTGACATGCTCAGATGTCAGAAGCCTTGTCTCTGTTGATGAAGAGAGTCTCTTGGCAGAAAGGGTTAACCAGCACAACACCACTGTCGCTGTAGTCACCATTAGGGGGTAGGCATGTCTCTCGCTCCTGAAATATATGAGTTCAGTTGTCAGTGATGAATCACACTCTTGCATTTAACCTCAGGGTGTTAACTGACATGGCAGATTGTGTCTGACTGGCACTTATCACAGAAATGTGGAATGGCATTATGCACATAACTTGGCAATGATTGAAGAAGCTCTCTGGATAAAAATATAGAGGAGAAAGATGATGGCAGGTATGTACTAGGTGAGAGtgattcaagaaaaaaaaaaaaaactaaaagaacTAAGAAGGCAAGACAGATAGCAAGAGATTCAGTGACGGTATTACTGCTACCTAAACACTAGGTGGTGCTAGAGACCAGTCCCCAAAAGCAACCTCACAGTCTGTTCATTTAAAGCATTTGTCAGTTTCTGGTACAAAACGAACATGCCACAAAACTAATCGCTgcaatacactatatggccaaaagtatgtggacgtctgaccatcacacccacatgtggttccaaactgttgccacaaagttagaaacacacaaatgtatagAATGTTTCGGCATGcggtagcattaagatttccctccACTAGAATTAAGGGGCCCAAACGTgtttcagcatgataatgccccCATGCACAAATCGAGTTGGTGTGGAAAAACTCGAGTTTCCCAAGCCCCAACCTCAACCACTCTGAACACCACTGGGGTGAATTTTAGTGCGGACTGTGCACCAGGCCTTCACTGGTGCACACTGAAGTAAAGCACaccctcactaatgctcttgtggctgaacaGGCAAATTCCCATAGttacattccaaaatctagtggaaagccttcccagaagagtggagactGTTCTAACAGCATGTTAATGCCCATGTTAACACCATGTTAATatcccatggttttggaatgaaCACATGCCCAATCATTTATAAAAACAGATTCCACTCTGGGATAATGTTATACACCATGTGTTAATTTAATGCTGGTGGAACAAATCTTTACCAATCCAATCAAGATTGATTATATccatttaaacattatttattaactatATTTAAAAGATCCCATCAAATTCATACCAATCCGTATGAATACCACAACCAAACTACTACAATTaagttactttaaaaaaaggACATGATCTCTTAAAAAATCAGCATGAATTCAAACAAAAATAGTATGATAATTACATTTCGTACACATGAACACATCTGATGTTAAGGGCTTAACAATTACACACCTTTTAGTTCTGTGTGATTAGGGGGAAAAGTGCACATAGTTGTGTCCATAGCATTTATGTAACCTCTATAGTCATGAAACTGGCTGTTTTactgtgccctccactaatattggcacccttggtaaatatgagcgaagaaggctgtaaaaattgcctttattgtttaaccttttgatcttttgtttaaaaataaatcacataaatattctgctcttatggatatcaaacaattgaaaacaacacacaggtttatccaaaaatatatatatctttgttaaatataggtatgcaaaaattattggcacccttttattcaatactttgtgctaccccccttttgccaagataacagctctgagtcttctataatgcctgaggttggagaatacatggcaagggatctgagaccgatctgagatccttcaaatttctaggtccacgctggtggactctcctcttcagttcaccccacaggttttctatgggtttcaggtcaggggactgggatggccatgtcaggaccttgactttgtggtcagtaaaccatttttgtgttgattttgatgtatggtTTGGATcaatgtcctgctggaagatccaaccaccaCCCATTGTAAggtttctgtcagaggcagtcaggttttcatttaatctctgtcgatatttgatagtccatgatgccatgtatcctaacaaaatgtccagatcctctggcagaaaaacagccccaaaacattaaagatccacctccatatttaaccgtgggcatgagggacttttccatatggctgtGTGcatcaaaaccacctctggtgtttactttggtttcatctgaccgtagaacccgatcccatttgaagttccagtagtgtctgcacactgaagacgctcgagtatgtttttggatgagagtagaggcttttttcttcaaacccttcgaaacagcttgtggtgatgtcggtgactttggattgtagttttggagattttctgaccccaagacacaactaacttacttttgcaattctccagctgtgatacaAAGATttgtggagatttttttggccactcaaacgtcctcttcacagttcgttgagacaatatagatgcctgtccaattccaggtcgattcataacatttccagttgactggaacttcttaattattgtcctgatggtgaaatgggcatTTACAATGCttatgctattttcttatagccacttcccattgtgtgaagctcaacaaccttttgccgcacatcacagctatattcctttgTCTAtatacccattgttatgaatgactaagggaatttgacttatgtgttacctcatatttatacccctgtaaaacaggaaatcatggttgaacaatttcctgttcctagtcacccaggtgtactaaatttttcacagccttctttgctcatatttaccaagggtgccaatattagtggagggcactgcacctgatttctttaatatataaagACCAAGAAAGGAATGTGTAATTCTAGGTGTAAAACTGTTTTGTTAATCGTACATCAACAGTTTCCAGTGGCAGTATCTCACGAGGGAGTTCCACAGCATGGCGATTGAAGTAGTCCATGGTGATGGTGTTGTTCCAGTAGCTCAGGTTGTTCTCATGGCTGGttgacttcttcttctttctcatgCAGCACACTGTCAGCAGCACAGctatgaagaagaagagagccagCAATTCATACCAATTTCATTCTGGCTACAGGACATAATTTTGGACCATTAGACtgcgtaaaaaaataaaaagccagaAAATCTACTATTTACATACACCAAAACTAAGACCATTAATTCCACTATCACACAATATTAAGTCAATGGAGTCAATAAAGCCAATTAGTTTAGTGAGTGGCATTCAATGGTCAAATATAATGGCAGATACTCACAGCAGGATGACACAGGCACACTGATGGCAAGCACCACCCATACAATGTCCATTTTGGTCAGGCAAATGGTGACACGGTTATCAGTTGAGTCAAGATCAGGGCCTGATTGGTTCCCTGAACCCCAGGGGTCTCGTGTGGTATTAGGCAGTTTACTCAAATTTGTTCTTGATAGAAGCTCAGAGGTGCTTGAATCATTTATGAGTGGGGGAATATTCAGTGATGTACCTAAACTGCCATTAATGGAGCTGGTGCCTGTGTCTGTTACACTACTTTGGGAGGAGAACACATCACTGGTTACGATAGCAGGTGTATTTGTGCCACCTAATGTCTTTGCTGAGTTGCTGTTCACAGAAATGCTGGCAGCCACAGTAGGGAAGGTAACACTATTCATTTCCGAGTGCTCAGTGTTTAGGGGAAAATAGGTGGACAGACTAGAGGGCTGCGATTGTGACGGGGACACAGACACGCTCCCTAAGAACTTTGGGTTTTCATTAAGAGGAGCCTCACGCAGTGTGATGGCATGAGCATGCTGCCTGAGGCTTTTCTCCAGTGCCATAGGAGGGATGGATAaccatgatgacatcattgaAGAGTAAGGGTAACTGGGGTTGGTTTGCTTTTCAACACTCAAACCTTGGGTGTTATCAGTGGACTTTACTTGCTCCAAATCATTTATGGGCCTCAGTTGGGAATGCTCAGTTCTTTGAAGCCCAGAGTCTGACTGTGTAGAAACCTTCTGCTTTTTACTGACCATCCCAGGTTTGTCGATCCTGCTGGTTCTGTTAGAATAAGGTTCGACAGAGTTCTGGGACCCAGTTTTGAATGGGTGGTCTATTGATTCAATACTAGGCATTGGACTTGGTCCAAAGCTAGTCTTGACTGTGGTAGTGTAATCCAGGCGAGACATCAGCAACTGGGTCAATGCCAGGGCAGACACTGGTGCATTGTGGCCTGTGAAAGTGGGCTGGTCACCAGTACTAGACCCCTTCCACCAGCCAGGTGGGTTTGGTGAATGTAACATGGAGACAAGGCTCCGCGGTGTCCAGCTAGGGGAGAGCTCCTCTGCAAAGGATACCAGCTTCTCTGGTACTGACAGGATCAGAAGAATGCCTGAGGGGAATGGGAGAGAATGGTAAAGTCAGAGAAACACAGGAAAAATAGAGTACATGCTTAATTAAAAATCTTGATAATTCATGAAATTATTAGTTACACTGGCATTGAGCTGCATGTCTCAGGTCCTATGACTTAAGCCTTATGCCTATGTTTTTGGGATCTGTCCGGTAGCCTGTGACCTGTGCCAATGTATCTGGTCTGTTTTGGTGAAtctcaaataataaaatattctaCAAGGTTAAGTAAAGCTCAAGCAATaacattttgattttaaaataacttcGCTAAAGAATACAAATCATATTAAATATTCTCCCACGtcatctcattaaaaaaaaataaacgggGTGCTTTTATTTCGGAATAGTGGACTCATTTGCAAGATTTTGAacataatattaatttaaaacgtTTCAATTTGACAATTtcatattgtatcatatcatttcatattgtatactgtatctGTAAGGCTATATGTGCTAAATTCAGTGGCATGATAGTTAATGGCTTGTGTCTTTTCTTTCAGCTCCAGACTCCTAGATAGCACTTGCTCTTTTGAACAAGACAGTGGTTTGACTGTCTTTAGTTCTAAAACCTCCCCATGTCTATGACTGGTCATGAAAGCAGCAGGCAGAGAACATTTTGCCAAAAACATCGATACTACAGGCTACCAACATGGCCTCTCAGTGTTGCATTTGTGCCACTTTCACTGACACCACTGCTGTTTTTTTATCTGTTCTCTGTTTGTCAGGATTGCTAGACATGTTACAAAAGATGAATATAgagtatattatattacatatagtATATTCAATAGTGTACAGAGCTAATAACAAGGGGTGTGTGCATTGTGTGCTCCCAACCCACAGGCAGACAAATCATTGAACTAATAGAAGCACTTAAGGTAGTAATTGCATTAGTAAAAAGATTGCCTTCTTAGATTCTTACACTGAAACATGCAGATGATAAGATGTCAAagatagaaatatataaagaaaggTACATGTGCAGTAGCTGgagatttttttgttattactgGAGCCaaagattagttacacaaagcATACAATActtacacaatttatttatacttacaCGATTTTAACATCCATTTCAAATTTGTGTTTCACTGTTTGAAATATACTACCAGCTTTTACCTCTATCCATTTCTGTGTTCTCAGAAAAATTCAACTGACAATGATGCACAGCAGTCTCAAGCAATAGGAAACCTTCTTGTAGTAGTAAACTAAAACTGAactatttgttggtaaatggaAATGGGCAACTGAAAAAGTTGTCTTTCCTCAAATTTTCCAAATAATATTGGATCATCACATCTTGCCTGCTTTCATTCAGGGTGTAATTGTTCTATCTTAGGCTGTAACATTACAAGGCTTCAGTTACTTGATAAATAAACTAgctaaaataaatgtgtatataatcCAAATCAGAGACCACCCTTTTGTTTTTCGTCAAACGGCCATTAAGTACTTAACGATAACTGTTTGGTGgcaattttaataatttaattttcaGTCAAACAGCCATGCAGTGCTTATTTAAGCAGATCAATGTTAACTTTCagaattacaaataaaatatttaacgaTTTAATACTGGTTTTACTGTTGAAGACCTTTGTGTGATTTTTCTATTaaatgccaatattagtggatggcaCTGTATATAATAGCTTATAACTGAGCAGCACAAGGTCGGTTTTTCTAGACTGCTTCATGAGATGTAATGAACAGAGGACCGACCTCTACATCCATTTATCACCTAATAAATGGCAAGACAACACACAACGCTGTGGCTGGACATAATCATGTTTGTCCCTTGAAGCAAAACAGAGCTGGAGGAGTGTTATGAGAATTAAATGTTGAGTATTTCTGGACACAAACAGGAACCAAATATAACAGGGGCCTCAAACACCAACCTTAATAGCAAGTGAAAAGACCCTGAATATGGGCAAATGTTTTTAGatgattttaaacatttcaagctttacattttctattggcagataatttagcttctttctagaaataaatgcttaaaatgagaaaCATTGCCTGCCAATttaacaagactatttcaagcttcaaatgagaaaaaatgtcaataaataggtttaataactgcagatttggtttactgtaataatataataggaaatactagttATATGTagaaatattcaagatattttcacttgatgTCTTTTTTTGCAGAGCATGAACGTCCTGCAGAACAACACAAaaggaaattgtgtgtgtgtatgtatgtatgtgtgtgtgtgtgtgtgtgtgtgtgtgtgagtgtgtgtatgtgtatatatatatatatatatttagctcaaacaaaaaaaaaaaaaaaacagtaggaGACAGCTAACAAGCCTAGTAGTAGCCCCAGTTACTATTAACCATTAAATGGAAGTCTAAGGTAGGGGTTCTACAGCCAGGGACCCGTTTAACTGTTAAAACATTCCATGGACCCCTgagtacaaatatatttttagagcATAACCCTATATTGGTTGTAGATGGCCTTCCCAActaacagctccagggtccctgatttgaccctgagctcaggttactgtctgtatgtaTTTTTTAGAGTACACTTGTTTCCTTCCACCATGCAAAAATGCTGGTAGTGGATTGGTTactggtgtgaatgtgtgtatggtgccctgtgatggactggagtCCCATACAGGGTGTATTCCAACCTCACACCTAATGTTCCTGGAATAGCCTCCAAatccaccacgaccctgaacagaataaagtggttactgaagataaatgaattaCACTATTCATATATTAGGTTCATATTGTGTGCAATAACATTACAGCTATATATagcgatcagccataacattaaaaccacctgcctaatttTGTGTAGGTCCCCTTGCACTatagctctgacccatcaaggcatggactccacaagacctctgaagttgtgctgtggtatctagcaccaagatgttagtagcagatcctttaagtcctgtaagttgcgaggtggggcctccatggatcggacttgtttgtccagcacatcccacaaatgcttgatcagattgagatctggggaatttggaggccaattCCACAGCTTGAAATCTTTGTCATGTTCTTAAACCATTCCTgaataatttttgcagtgtggcaggggtCTGCttagtctgcaacaatgtttaggtcggtggtacgtgtcaaagtaacaccCGCATGGTGAATggcaggacccaaggtttcccagcagaacattgcccagtgCATCACACTGCCAACTTtctcatagtgcatcctggtgccatttcttcctcaggtaagcgacacacatGCACCCGGCCATCCagatgatgtaaaagaaaacatgattcatcagaccaggccacctttgTCCACTGCTCCAtgatccagttctgatgctcatgtgcctaTTGTAGGTGAttttggtggtggacaggggtcagcatgggcactctgccACAATGCtgactgtgtgttctgacacatttctatcatagccagcattaactttttcagcaatttgtccTGCAGTAGCTTTTCCGTGAGATCGAACCAGACTGGTAGCCTTCACTCCTGAagcgcatcaatgagccttgggcgcccatgaccctgtcactgtTTCATCGCCGGTCCTTCCTCGGACCATTTTtgttaggtactaaccactgaataccgggaacaccccacaagacctgttgTCTTGACCCAGTCTgatccagtcgtctagccatcacaatctgacccttgtcaaagttgctcagatccttacattTGCCCATGTttcttgcttccaacacatgaactttgagaactgactgttcacttgctgcctaatatatcccacccctggACACGTgtcattgtaacgagataatcaatgttattcacgtcacctgtcagtagttttaatgttatggctgatcagtgtttCAGCACCATAGaaattgaaaagaaagaaacacgtttttattaaaattgttgtTAGCGTAAAGATTTTTTATAAGCTTACTTGTTTATAAGTACCTGTCAAATAAGCTAATAATGCCAATAACTcaataatgatgataatcaTAATAACTGATAATGGTGGCTTGTGATGTCCTGGAACAAAAATAAAGTGgaccccagtttgagaaccatggGCTTAGGTCATGTATAAAAGACATTTAGGTGATATTTCTTCCTGCTGCTTTTTTATGTACATACTATATGAGCCTATTACTAGGCATGATGAAATGCTGTCTCTCACtttgataaatatttaatttactgtaatgaatttcACAACGTTTTTGAAAATATCCTCTTACATCACTCCAAACACGAGAAACAGAGAAATGTGAGAGCTGGTGTACAAGCTGGAGAAGAGAAAACCATCcaaatacaaaatgtattttctaCGAAGATCTAAAAGTCATCAGTGGAGCTTGTGTTGTCACACATACAGCCACAGTTCCACAAAGCAAGAGAACAGAAATGTTGGGGGGGGGCACTGAAACGTGTTGAAACATGCAACTGCATCTAAAACAGAAGTTTAAATTCAGTGGCTTCTGGACACAAGAGAACTGAGAGAAGCAATCCAGAAGAATGGAGGAGGCTTTGAATGACATCCTAATTTTACAAGTGTTGCTATGTTACTGTGAATCTCTCTGTATAGAGGAAAGCACTTTAGGATAATTAAaggaacactcacacacagagatacacacagacatgcgtGGGTTCATACACATCCCCAAAGCCGTGACCCTGGAGTTAGGCTATTGTTTAATCGAGATCCCACAGTTGCTATGGAGACCAAGACTTGACTCACAGAGGAGCAGCGAGAGTGAGAGGAGGAAGGTTTGATGAACAGGAGAAAAAACATTCatggaagaagatgaagaaggagTGAAGGCTAATGAAGTAGTATATGAATTTGAAGGCAGTAGATTTATACCTGCTGATGGTGGTGTTATTAAAGCCAATATtctaaacaagaaaacattcttggaagaaagaaaaagctgtACTTTATAAAAGGTCATGCCCTAATCCTGCTCACATCTCtcacatgccaatattcagtgtTATTACTAATATACCACTTTATAGTACTTCTATGACAAATAatttacatgtttattttatttatttattttttagaattgCATGATGAATAGTATGACCGTGAGAGGCTGATTGCACATAATAGGAAATTTTATTATGCACACAAATGTATCCACTCCAGAGGAAACACTTAAAAGAGGGGTGAACTCTCTAGAATGCTCCACAGAA
This genomic interval from Ictalurus punctatus breed USDA103 chromosome 23, Coco_2.0, whole genome shotgun sequence contains the following:
- the tmem108 gene encoding transmembrane protein 108; the encoded protein is MKRSLQVRLNQLLSILLILSVPEKLVSFAEELSPSWTPRSLVSMLHSPNPPGWWKGSSTGDQPTFTGHNAPVSALALTQLLMSRLDYTTTVKTSFGPSPMPSIESIDHPFKTGSQNSVEPYSNRTSRIDKPGMVSKKQKVSTQSDSGLQRTEHSQLRPINDLEQVKSTDNTQGLSVEKQTNPSYPYSSMMSSWLSIPPMALEKSLRQHAHAITLREAPLNENPKFLGSVSVSPSQSQPSSLSTYFPLNTEHSEMNSVTFPTVAASISVNSNSAKTLGGTNTPAIVTSDVFSSQSSVTDTGTSSINGSLGTSLNIPPLINDSSTSELLSRTNLSKLPNTTRDPWGSGNQSGPDLDSTDNRVTICLTKMDIVWVVLAISVPVSSCSVLLTVCCMRKKKKSTSHENNLSYWNNTITMDYFNRHAVELPREILPLETVDERETCLPPNGDYSDSGVVLVNPFCQETLFINRDKASDI